One genomic segment of Polyangiaceae bacterium includes these proteins:
- a CDS encoding thrombospondin type 3 repeat-containing protein: MPSNVVSDPTVLGGKRGSLTIDSGTVAELRTQLQALFNYGDLSGNASLILSPMPTFAGLPACAIPGSKNPCCTLGTRHVCLQFRREPTNTIPGVSLFDPRPGWVTLDLDPARVWIPPGGSSVPWYAVAEPLAPTAVDLSVLQSDGSLPAVDADPFFMLGRMVPGPDREFILRMHPADLKVETRNGQTGLWMPITLTPVDGVLALNSCTWKGPGSLADGTFGTTQCTKMLEEMHKKLAEKLGEYGIDGSEVTCDGFEVLSAVLVLRFYLGLLPELVPCSPDRIYQVNPKTDWMRNVPFGERYRQSCLRVRPVVASGIRVAPYEGGDVNILHVKRLGCRDAIENACTFLPGLDCVDEAVKNGAASAEKSIADQLSDTLGGQLLPFFAYNGAGGPFDSVASPPGCDPNTASCVSFIRKHGVPASLTALAYGWFAKAFGSQQGAGFAQFPVVGVEPHATCPGGYNRRPGRVPGEVDVCVLCLPDPVGYPCHYDQTSLRCLSNVPLATCPQVVVPTTTSVEFSYAVDPDADGVDEHLDNCPGTFNPAQTDTDGDGMGDACDACPCDEDGGDPDGDQVCNTACNGVAADNCPDVANPFQENCNLDAEVAREAEVLGDVCDPVPCPHFVAKTSTSVVPGTSLNGKGEARTVLTSLRFRPFGSFDRAAATPTQKTATVPHTDYRHCIQDDSEGVNCFAKEAVDEVLLNPIVETKEGLWHSVQMQGRDVGAQEGNLFYHTNLSYSRTWCWNMDYERWRTTSWGQDWVPSLAGVDPSLFPCVPAKDPVSEPSLPFSLPGRFWTHANTPIGTTDNTLGTGIHLLKQPAVPANGLANHYEAVDAYHRSVNLNGPLPLEFFPVIDRDCPYCAPALGLPARECTVCTLEALPELSERVSRVLAVLPSGDAGVLTTAGTIAPLRVPLSESLSASFAAGLSWVNQAEPSVNLGWGWSAPVAVGVVPDTGAVQEHVYSANGQLYSYADVLGTVIGPGPSLQSTAAKHGPPANSEAEVVRVYSRSRGRIYHFGGAAAPLLGQLTISILGEEGFQSVGLDQELGTVRAATYSHTDRLLWAVDELPTHWKHFVSRRLLTIDPESGHVQVILERKSLRHWFRPYLVTDRDGSVLLALSGKLAPKHLLLRFHREGTELQVETSKLRKGRLAMAPVVDGEGYWLVAHSPAKKKSPIVERLEALPLKPVSSNACASEGL; encoded by the coding sequence ATGCCGTCCAATGTGGTGAGCGATCCGACCGTGCTGGGGGGAAAACGGGGCAGTCTCACCATCGACAGCGGTACTGTCGCGGAACTGCGAACTCAGCTGCAGGCGTTGTTCAACTATGGAGATCTCTCTGGAAACGCGTCTCTCATCCTGAGTCCAATGCCGACTTTCGCGGGTTTGCCGGCTTGTGCCATCCCCGGCAGTAAGAATCCCTGTTGCACTCTGGGCACACGCCACGTCTGCTTGCAGTTCAGACGGGAGCCAACGAACACGATTCCGGGCGTCAGTTTGTTCGACCCGAGACCTGGATGGGTAACGCTGGATCTCGATCCTGCTCGCGTGTGGATACCACCGGGCGGGAGTTCGGTTCCTTGGTACGCCGTGGCGGAGCCGCTTGCACCCACCGCGGTTGACCTGTCGGTCCTGCAATCGGACGGTTCGCTGCCGGCCGTCGACGCCGACCCCTTTTTCATGCTCGGTCGCATGGTCCCAGGGCCAGATCGGGAGTTTATCCTGCGCATGCATCCGGCTGACCTGAAGGTAGAGACTCGCAACGGGCAGACCGGGCTTTGGATGCCCATTACCCTTACCCCTGTGGACGGCGTGCTTGCGTTGAACTCGTGTACGTGGAAAGGGCCTGGGTCTCTAGCAGACGGTACCTTCGGCACGACTCAGTGCACCAAGATGTTGGAGGAAATGCACAAGAAGCTGGCCGAGAAACTGGGCGAGTACGGCATCGATGGCAGCGAAGTAACTTGCGACGGTTTCGAGGTGTTATCGGCCGTACTCGTGCTGCGGTTCTACTTGGGGCTGCTGCCGGAGCTGGTGCCGTGTTCTCCGGATCGCATCTACCAGGTCAACCCGAAGACCGATTGGATGCGGAACGTTCCGTTCGGTGAGCGCTATCGCCAAAGCTGTCTCCGCGTGAGACCTGTGGTGGCTTCTGGCATACGCGTTGCGCCCTATGAGGGCGGAGACGTCAACATCCTGCATGTGAAACGGCTGGGGTGTCGCGATGCCATCGAAAACGCATGCACGTTCTTACCGGGCCTGGATTGCGTGGATGAAGCGGTGAAGAACGGAGCAGCTAGCGCTGAGAAGAGCATCGCGGATCAGCTGAGTGATACCCTGGGTGGGCAACTTCTTCCGTTCTTTGCGTACAACGGAGCAGGCGGGCCGTTTGACTCGGTTGCATCACCTCCCGGATGTGATCCGAACACAGCGTCGTGCGTTTCTTTCATCAGGAAGCACGGAGTGCCCGCTTCGCTTACCGCGCTCGCATACGGATGGTTTGCGAAAGCGTTTGGCAGCCAGCAAGGTGCGGGTTTCGCCCAGTTTCCGGTAGTTGGGGTAGAGCCTCACGCCACCTGCCCCGGCGGATACAACAGGCGGCCCGGCAGAGTGCCAGGCGAGGTAGACGTTTGCGTTCTGTGCCTGCCCGATCCGGTTGGATATCCCTGCCACTACGACCAGACGTCTCTGCGGTGCCTCTCGAATGTTCCACTTGCCACATGTCCGCAGGTCGTCGTGCCTACGACGACGAGCGTGGAGTTTTCGTACGCGGTCGATCCCGACGCAGACGGAGTCGACGAGCACCTCGACAACTGCCCTGGGACCTTCAACCCAGCGCAGACTGATACCGATGGCGATGGCATGGGCGACGCCTGCGACGCCTGCCCGTGCGACGAGGATGGTGGTGACCCCGACGGCGACCAGGTGTGCAACACGGCGTGCAACGGCGTCGCCGCCGACAACTGTCCGGACGTGGCGAATCCGTTCCAGGAGAACTGCAACCTGGATGCCGAGGTGGCGCGAGAGGCTGAAGTTCTCGGTGACGTATGTGATCCAGTCCCGTGCCCCCATTTCGTGGCGAAGACCTCCACGAGCGTGGTGCCGGGGACGAGCCTCAACGGGAAGGGTGAGGCACGCACGGTCCTCACCAGCCTGCGCTTCCGGCCATTCGGCTCTTTCGATCGCGCGGCCGCGACCCCGACTCAGAAGACCGCTACGGTTCCGCACACAGACTATCGTCACTGCATCCAGGACGATTCTGAGGGTGTCAACTGCTTCGCCAAGGAAGCTGTCGACGAGGTACTCCTGAACCCGATTGTGGAAACGAAAGAGGGATTGTGGCACAGCGTCCAAATGCAGGGACGCGACGTCGGTGCGCAGGAAGGAAACCTCTTCTATCACACGAATCTCAGCTACTCGCGTACCTGGTGCTGGAACATGGACTACGAGCGCTGGCGTACGACGAGCTGGGGCCAAGACTGGGTACCCAGTCTGGCAGGCGTGGACCCGAGTCTGTTTCCATGCGTCCCGGCAAAAGACCCCGTGTCCGAGCCCTCTCTACCGTTCTCGCTCCCAGGTCGGTTTTGGACGCACGCCAATACTCCAATTGGCACCACCGACAACACCCTCGGCACTGGGATCCACTTGTTGAAGCAACCTGCAGTCCCCGCGAACGGGCTCGCGAACCACTACGAAGCAGTGGATGCCTATCACCGCTCGGTGAACCTCAACGGACCGCTGCCCTTGGAGTTCTTCCCGGTCATCGATCGCGACTGCCCGTACTGTGCTCCGGCGCTTGGGCTGCCCGCCCGAGAGTGCACGGTGTGCACGCTCGAGGCCCTGCCGGAGCTATCCGAGCGCGTGTCACGGGTTCTTGCAGTGCTGCCGAGCGGAGATGCTGGCGTGCTGACGACCGCTGGCACTATCGCGCCGCTGCGCGTGCCGCTGAGTGAGAGCTTGAGCGCGAGCTTCGCGGCGGGGCTGTCGTGGGTGAATCAGGCGGAGCCTTCGGTCAATCTGGGCTGGGGCTGGTCCGCACCCGTCGCTGTAGGCGTGGTGCCGGACACTGGGGCGGTTCAAGAGCACGTCTACTCTGCCAATGGTCAACTCTACTCTTACGCCGACGTGCTCGGCACCGTGATTGGGCCGGGACCGTCATTGCAGTCGACCGCGGCCAAGCACGGACCGCCCGCGAATTCGGAGGCGGAGGTAGTTCGGGTGTACAGCCGCAGCCGCGGTCGCATCTATCACTTTGGCGGCGCTGCGGCACCGCTGCTGGGGCAGCTCACGATCTCGATTCTGGGTGAAGAGGGCTTCCAGTCCGTGGGCCTGGACCAGGAGCTCGGAACCGTGCGTGCCGCGACCTACTCCCACACGGACCGCCTGCTGTGGGCCGTGGACGAACTGCCCACTCACTGGAAGCACTTCGTCTCGCGGCGACTGCTCACGATCGATCCCGAGAGCGGTCACGTGCAGGTGATTTTGGAGCGCAAGTCCCTTCGACACTGGTTCCGACCCTATCTCGTCACGGATCGCGATGGCTCGGTGCTGCTTGCCCTTTCGGGCAAGTTGGCGCCCAAGCACCTGCTGCTCCGCTTCCACCGGGAGGGCACGGAGTTGCAGGTCGAAACCTCGAAGCTGCGCAAAGGCCGCCTGGCGATGGCGCCAGTGGTCGACGGCGAGGGGTACTGGCTGGTGGCGCACTCGCCCGCGAAGAAGAAGTCGCCCATCGTGGAGCGGCTGGAGGCACTTCCACTCAAACCAGTATCGTCTAACGCTTGCGCATCCGAAGGGCTATGA
- a CDS encoding PH domain-containing protein — protein MKQFRLRRSVWTLRGLGCLALALAVPTLGTALILGVGLALTTVFSTSFGDSAAASVSAIILGMVFGMIAAVAIALGAYRTSARVLSHRIPWGSVTLGEDGLCVRSFRRRRFVPWAEVTGIARLDGDRAVRVSLRTGSPLELPVDLPEVAAESMHQHARRFRSRTPATRLRVLDESAGDPEAWMKRATQSLQATQYRVEGTTPEALAELAEDPTQTAAQRLGAALALRDAGPDLKQRVRVATESSARPGLAEAMEAALEGELDAQRIRRLLAE, from the coding sequence ATGAAGCAGTTTCGCCTGCGACGGTCCGTCTGGACACTGCGGGGGCTCGGCTGCCTCGCGCTGGCGCTGGCAGTGCCGACTCTGGGGACGGCACTGATCCTGGGCGTCGGCCTGGCGCTGACCACCGTCTTCTCCACGTCCTTCGGCGATAGCGCTGCTGCCTCCGTGTCCGCAATCATTCTCGGGATGGTGTTCGGAATGATCGCCGCCGTCGCCATCGCGCTCGGTGCGTATCGCACCAGCGCGCGCGTGTTGAGCCATCGCATTCCCTGGGGCAGCGTGACCCTCGGCGAAGACGGGCTGTGTGTGCGGAGCTTTCGCAGACGGCGCTTCGTCCCTTGGGCGGAAGTCACCGGCATCGCGCGCCTCGACGGAGACCGCGCAGTTCGCGTCAGTCTCCGCACGGGTTCGCCCCTGGAGCTTCCCGTAGATCTGCCCGAAGTCGCAGCGGAGTCCATGCACCAGCACGCACGCCGATTTCGTTCGCGCACGCCGGCGACCCGACTACGCGTACTCGACGAGAGCGCGGGTGACCCCGAAGCCTGGATGAAACGCGCGACGCAGTCGCTGCAGGCCACGCAGTACCGCGTCGAAGGGACAACCCCCGAAGCACTGGCGGAGCTAGCAGAAGATCCCACTCAGACAGCGGCGCAACGCCTGGGCGCAGCTCTCGCCCTACGCGACGCTGGGCCCGACCTCAAACAACGCGTGCGCGTGGCGACGGAAAGCTCCGCGCGCCCCGGCCTCGCCGAAGCGATGGAAGCGGCCCTGGAAGGCGAACTCGACGCCCAACGTATTCGACGCTTGTTGGCGGAGTAG
- a CDS encoding UPF0158 family protein, with the protein MTDPQPDGSSRDVPVDWEALEDAFENNAPEVHSYLHIDTGEVLRVVDGIADPEMHARIASESSYMRIDPVSSREQYRWMERFIPMVEDQELATKLTRAIDGKGAFRRFKDVLMAYGPERERWFAFRSERLRVFMEAWLAAHSLTPIARPPAPVPPAKDLAPISQEQLAGRRGRSADTLRNQLKELVDVLGSRDLEKVLAFAEFVKARRAARSFSRGEAKEGEAPSLADSDADPVSSKESPG; encoded by the coding sequence ATGACGGACCCCCAGCCGGACGGCAGCAGCCGTGACGTTCCTGTGGACTGGGAAGCGCTCGAAGACGCCTTCGAGAACAATGCTCCAGAAGTCCACAGCTACTTGCACATAGATACCGGAGAGGTGTTGCGCGTCGTCGATGGCATCGCGGATCCCGAGATGCACGCGCGCATCGCCTCCGAGAGTTCCTACATGCGCATCGACCCGGTGAGCTCCCGCGAGCAGTACCGTTGGATGGAGCGCTTCATTCCCATGGTGGAAGACCAAGAGCTTGCCACCAAGCTCACGCGCGCCATCGACGGCAAGGGTGCGTTTCGTCGCTTCAAGGACGTGCTGATGGCCTACGGACCAGAGCGCGAGCGCTGGTTCGCCTTTCGCAGCGAACGTCTGCGCGTCTTCATGGAAGCGTGGCTAGCAGCGCATAGCCTGACGCCTATCGCGCGCCCCCCTGCGCCAGTGCCGCCCGCCAAGGATCTGGCTCCGATCTCCCAAGAGCAACTAGCCGGGCGTCGAGGGCGCAGTGCGGACACGCTGCGCAATCAACTGAAGGAACTGGTGGACGTGCTGGGTAGTCGAGATCTGGAAAAGGTTCTCGCCTTTGCCGAATTCGTCAAAGCGAGACGCGCGGCACGCAGCTTCAGTCGCGGCGAAGCAAAGGAAGGCGAGGCGCCGAGCCTCGCCGACTCCGACGCCGATCCTGTCAGCAGCAAGGAAAGCCCGGGATGA